From the Hemicordylus capensis ecotype Gifberg chromosome 1, rHemCap1.1.pri, whole genome shotgun sequence genome, the window GAGACATTGGCTGCAGTGGGGATGGGATGGCGGTGATGGCCGGGGACAAGGAACAATGCAGTATGTTCCTTTAAAATCAAGTGGATGGCAACAGAGATGGCATGGCAGGGATGGTGTagccatggaggaggaggtgggggctcctccaacaccACTGCCAGTCTCCCAAATCCAAGGCCTGGTCATGCTGTGGCCTGTTTAgggcctctgtgcaggtgcacctgCCATTATACTGACATCTGCACGTATGCAGAAGCTCTAAATTGGCAGCAGCATGACTGGGCCTGAGATTTGGGAGACCAGCGgcggggttggaggagccccttccacacccaccactgccaccacaccatCCTCGCTATATCCACCACACCACCCCGTTGCCACCTGCTTGATTTTAAAGGAACATACTGCATTTTTCctcaaaccgccccccccccaccagctgccaacACTATCCCATTCCCTCCACTGCCATTGGATTGTTTTAAAGGTAAATACTACATTTTTCCTTACCACCCTCTGGACTCCTCTTTATGACAACCCatccccccaccatcaccaccattctttttttaaaggtaaaaactacaccaccaccccacaattACTCTCGGCAAAGCCCTTTATTTGTTACGATCACTCTTGTTAGGCAAACCCTTTATCCCCCTTAAAGGGAAATCTGGCTTTGCTTGATTCCCCATTACAATAGCCCTTGAGCCATTCTGCAAGGCAGCTCAGGGGGCTCAATGGCCAGACCAGATTGGGCTCCAGTTCAATTAAATCTGAGCCCAAACCTGAGCCACCCAATTCTGTATGAATTCAGCTCGAATTCAAAACAAACTGGGAAATCCAGTTCGGTTCACATCCCAACTGGGGTTTAGCAATTGATCAAGCTCCtcgcctcctaccttgttttacactcacacacaatcacaaaacaagCGTGAGCACAGgtcctgaaactgggtaggacatttgtcctacccaattaTTGATTGTGTGACTAAGCCTAATAAAAACATTTAAGTGAAACTCAGATATCATGGTGCTGGCCCTAGGAAAAGAATGATATACCAGTATGGTGATACCTTCTATTTCAGAAGTTCCCAACGAACAGtaccccagatgtggctgaactacaactcccatcatcttgaGCTACAACAAACAgtagctggaaatgatgggagttgttgtttagcaacatctggaataccaccagttgggaacccctgtcctatcTGGTCAGCATCTGGCCCAGGAACCCAAATAGTCTGAGCTTCTACAGAAAGTGGAGGAATATTCTATGAGCACAGACCTACAATTGACCCATCAGCGGATGATTAATaagggaattttattgttttaatttataataGCCATTTTATTGATATTGATACATTGTATCaataactaatttttaaaattttatttgttgACTTTTTGCTCTGGTcagtgaccgtaacaataaagactgactgactgactgaccctGTGTTTGTGCCATAGAACTCTGTACAAATAATTCAAGCAGAAGAGTAATATGTCATAAAAAGGAATCCAAAGGTGAGTTCCGTGAGATACCAGGAAAGAATGCTGCATGCAAATGACATGGGTTTATGACATGTACTGCCCCAGTTCAGAGTGTGGAGCTAGTGAGTGGCCAGAGAGAGTTAGCAGGCAGAGGTGTTTCCTTTGTGTAGTTCTCAATGGATATTGATATAGTGAAGGGCTTGGGTGCCTTCCACAGAGGAAGGGCTAACTCTACAGGGTCAGTATTGGCACTGCTGAAGGtactcttgctgttgctgctgccctcCCCATTGTCAGCCAATGTTTGGAATAATAAGGAAAACCATACCAATACAGTAATCATAGGCATGAGATTGGAGGGCACGAGCAAACCGCTGGCCAATGACATGAAATATGGCATCATACAAGTGGTGGAGGGAAGCAACATCCAGCTCAAGCTCTTTGGGCAAAACTTCAATAGGTTAACCTGGGAAACAGTGCACTTTGTTGAGGTTCTTGATGTCCATAATGTCAGCTGTGATATAGCGAGCAGTGACTTGCTGGTGAAGTCATTCGTTAATGTCATACAGGAGACTTCTGTGGTGCTGAGTGTGCAAGTTGCGACCCTGAGGAAGGAAGACAACCTCAAAACCTATATGATGTGTCTTCATCACCATGAGCCAAAGCCACAGAAGTTCAATAACAAGGATTTATTCATCCAAGTGATTGAGGAAGAGAAACCACTCCTACCTCATTGGTTTCTAATCAGCTCAATCTTCATCCTCTTGGGGCTTTCGGGCATGTTCAGTGGTCTCAACCTAGGCTTGATGTCCCTGAATCTCATGGAGCTGCGCATCGTTCAAAAGTGTGGCACAGCCAAGGAGAGGAAATATGCCTCCAGGATTGAGCCCATCCGCAAGACGGGCAATTACTTGCTGTGCTCTTTGCTGCTCAGCAACATTTTAGTCAACAACTGCCTCGCCGTGCTGTTTGACACCATTCTTGGCAAAAACCTCCTGGCTGTCCTAACCTCTACCTTTTGCATTGTCATCTTTGGGGAGATTCTCCCCCAGGCCATCTGCTCTCGTCATGGCTTGGCCGTGGGGGCCAACACTGTGTTTGTCACCAGGTTTGTCATGTTTGTGATGTTCCCACTCTCTTACCCTATCAGCAGGTTCCTGAACTTTTTGCTTGGCAAAGAAATCGGTACCATCTACAATCGAGAAAAGCTGATGGAGATGCTGAAGCTGACACAGCCATTTAACGACTTGATGAAAGATGAGTTGAACATTATTGAGGGGGCACTGGAGCTGAGGAACAAAACAGTGGAGCATGTCATGACTCCATTACAGGACTGCTTCATGATCAACAGCAATGCCGTCCTGGATTTCAACACAATGACTGAGATCATGGAGAGCGGCTACACTCGCATCCCCATTTATGATCAGGAAAGGTCCAATATTGTGGATATGTTATATGTCAAGGATCTCACTTTTGTAGACCCTGATATCAGAACCCCTCTCAAGACTATCACAAAGTTTTATAACCACCCAGTCCATTATGTCTCCCACACTACCAAACTGGATGAAATGCTTGGAGAGTTCAAAAAAGGTAAAGATGTGACCAACATCAAGCACTTTGATGAAGTTCTGTTTTCAAGATAGCTTTTTTAGCAGACCAACTTTAAAAATAGACCAACTTGTGATTTTTAGGATAGTTAAAAGGAATTGGCCATCAACCAGAGCACGTGAGGTGAAGACAGATAACATTTTAAGGATGTAAGATAATGCCATTGCTTCCCCCAGTCCACACATGTATGTTCTGACCagcgggggtggagggggaaaggttCTGCAGGTTGTTGGTGTGGTACAGATTGATGTGGAGAAAAGCCAGCTGTGCCAGGTGCCTATTATTGGCTAGCACATGTTTCATCATAACGTGCTGCCCCTTCCCAAGATGTTTAGCAAATAGTTTTAAATTGCAttcaatttatatttttataaggTGAAAGATGACTCCATATATACATCAATacatacagaggctattctcacaaccacactAAACCGGGCtaaagcagcccagcctggtttagtGTGGTGATGTATATATGGGAGCCACACAGCACCCAACAGCAAGCTGccctaaatgcccctccccttaaacaaggttagcagagtgagcgctctgctaaccccatttttggcATCGTGAGTTGCtatggcatggctccgcacctTGGTGACCATAGCctaccaggaggctccaacaagccctgcacactcgcatggagcatcctggaacttttgcgggctgggcggcccctgatccccgccaccccaccggctccatgacagagctggtaatcgtgtgggcagcctatccagccgcccagggctaggCACCAGATCATCTTCGGGGGAAGtgagtcaagcccactctccctgcaaaatcCTCCTTGGCTCTCTGCATTGCTCGTGTTGAGAGCTTCATAGTGTAATTGCAGCTATTGCTGTTCAAGGAGGTGCCACCAATTACTGAACGAAGGGTTCACATACGTTTTCACACAAGGATGTTTGTTGTTGAATATTTCTGTTGTCTGAATATTCATCTTAGGTCCTTTTTGCTTGAGTTACTTATCCAGTGAGGTTGCCTTTCTCTCTCATCAGGGTTTAATTTAGAATctaatcatgttttgaataagaGTTGTGCAAACCTACAGACCATCCTAGGGGGTTCACAAATCTTTTCTCAGAACTGGTATGCATAGGCAAAATTAGGGGGGGCAGCTAGGCGCCGCTGCGGGGGGACGCCAGTGCCATgctgtcccccacccctccccaatttgcagattttttatatttaaaaaaattacctgtacccccttcggggggcttcctgagGGCCCCGGTGGgcgggggggtctgcaaagattccccctccccccactggcctcttagatcactgctgcagcctgtctcAGGCTAATTTTCAGGGCTGTTTGGGCCTATAAAGatcagtgcagcagccattttggaggtcgctgcacatgctcagaaggcctctgtgaggtctggcaagGCATaagacctcgcagggaccatttgagcatgtgcggtggccattttaaaaatgttttttttaaggctgctgaaaacaaaaatggccaccgcacatgctcaaatggcctctgcaggacccaagtctagatttttccctgatctagggagtcagaagaatgcaaagttgttcgCAAGGGACTCGAGCATTTAAAAACCAGATATAAATgacacaaaagtaagtggacaaaacatcccttaaaaagacaatgttggattaataccttgtaagctggcaaaactgaagggtggaggggagaggcaaggaataaaatgaaatatttactcgcatgctgtttaattctctatacagagctctatctttatctgcatatttttcaagcaatctgattataaggtttgtgggattttgaacttggaaagtgcctgcctttaacttgtgtggtgcttaaaaaaacccccaaaaaaccatgaatatcacactgttttgctgttctgtggctagttacaacttccaccttcttcctgatcaggctgctggatccaagcctattgtaagctgctggataatttcagattgtttggggcccctaggatttcccattgcaaccatctccctttaaggcaaaagctgtttggacagaaaaaaacccatccctgaatttcttggaggcagcaacctgtagtgaggtgtgctgaggtggcagagcattagctaaagagagctttcactgcttagttctctggaggcatgcccagcacatggatgtgctgcatttccttgggaaggtgactggcacatatgtgccacatgcgtggtcgtatgtgtgtgtgtgtatgcatgtgtgtgttgcttacgacctgtttctcctgaaagtgtctgaacttgtatttctgagctgatattatggtaaagttatctgaaagatgggcgttagatgtctggacaggggggcaatttcagtgcttgccctaggcgctattttccctagatatgcctctgctggtATGTGTcctgaaaagaaaatgaaagacaTAGCTGGACAGTCTAATGATGCACAAAAGGAGTGGCAACATCTGCTGGATACATCTCCTTGGATTAGGAAACAACTTCCCCATCTTTGCTGCTCTATATGTTTGCCAAACCAGTGGCAAAGATGGGCTCATACTGAAGGTGAAGGATCTACTatgactgcttttaaaatgtgatgTGAGTCTTCTCTCTGAATTGTTTTAGTTAAAGGAGAATGGAAATAAGAGGGAATTGTGGGATCAAcaggatgaaagggaaataaCGGGTTGGATTGAACAAGGGGGTCAACCAGTTATTGACAatcagtagggctgttctcacaatcagtattagggtaggagaagcctcctactttAATTTGGGAGCCATGCAAGCTCCCGACtggccatcatgagaattctttaagcaagggaggaggaggaggaggaaatgctaGTCTGTGAGCAAGGTATGGAGACAGATGGCAAGGTGAGCCCAGAACCTGTAAGCAGCTCCcgagtgagggtggagggaaagcactacCCATGCCTCTCTCCTCTGTAGCCAGCAAATAGgcaaccatttccccctccccctaccaagtttgtagaattctcacgatggccaatcaggagcatgcctagtaggggtgtgcattttgtttcagatacaaaacgttttgtgcccaaaacaggacatttcggctgttttgtagctgaaacaaaacacccaatgctcaaaacagaaaattttgtagctgaaacaaaacgtccctgtttcagatacaaaatgttttgttgttttggctgttttggaactccattttgcaatcgtaaAAAgtatttctccttcagtctccattttgagttttgacatctgtttgaacttctggcccttccagcctgcatatTGGCCAGTGAAAGAATGGGCTgctctgctggcaattgcctccttattcctttgaaggaaatttaagggtaaaatttaccctaagtggtcagtggggcagtgtgcacactgcgtggggcagtgtgcatttcattgttgctgttttgcactgttgtgtgtagatcaattgtattttggggtgggggatatgGATGTGTATGACCTtttgaaatctgcctggttctttgcaaagctctgctgctgttgttgatgtgtgatgttgatgttattcggggtggatttggggcagaaaggggactttgagggcagaagagtgggtcaggtggtagtgccctaatgggtaCCTGCTGTCACCCAGATGCcaaagaaattggggaaagggctgattctgaagtttatatgtctttggggcagatttgggccagaaagggggcctgaagggcaaaacagtgggttgggtggcagtgccccaaggagtgcctgccacaacccagattccaaatgaataggacaaagggctgatttcttaggaattgttgaagtttacccatctttaaggtccccccccagaggataatggaggtttcaacagacccataactccacctggggggcactggggtggccgggagcaagtggtggtgtagtgcacatagggtgccaaccacccccatgcaattttcaatgacaaaccatgaatccactctcatttgctaccagagaatcgacactcaaaacatctcaggaacaacagaacccagtaccctcATGGattagcaactcatgggggtggtcggcaccctatgtgctcaacaccactactcactctggaccaccccGGTGCTCCCCAAGTGCCTTTttagggctgctgaaacctccatcattatCTGTGGGGAAGAAATTAAAAAATGAGTagactccattaaatctttaaaaatcagcccgctgcccaattcctttgaaacaattctggcagcttccttgcccccagtgggcactaccacccaccctactctgctctcgGCCACCTACTAGTTTTaccccggggccatttttaaaaatccaaaacgtttcagatttggattttgcaatttcgaacaaagaacgaaattggggtgttttggattggctgattttgaacaaagaacaaaatggaggtgttttggattcgggccaaaaacaaaacagggggaaaacacacacacacacacacccctagtgcccagctcccaaattaaGGCTGGAAGCTTCTCCCAGCATAATGCTCATCGTGACAATTGCCCTAATAGATGGTAGAGTTGGCTTCACTCAAACAAGTGAGGCACTTCACTAGGGTGCTTTTGCATGAGTTTGTTTAGATAACAAAAAATGTGCATGGAGATCAATGCTACAGTGACTGAGTGATGATGTGTGTGGTTTAGAAGGCTTTTAGAAAAGGAAACCGGGTATTCCCATTAGGAGAAACTTGCTAACTTTAAGACCTGTTCAAAAGTAGAATTTTTCTGCTTCAAGAACTATATGCCTCATGcagtgttaaatttttttttttttttggcttgccTATCCTCCAAATATTTCAACACTACCCCTTTccttggaagccctctgtgccatctgaaaacatGTTCCCAAGGGTTGTGCAATCcttggacatatttttgggaggcacagaaaaAGCCTGACACATCCACGAGGCAGACCTAGGTGGTCACCTAGGCCACCAACCCTCGGAGCAGGGAGGCACTAcgtccctcccctctccaagcAACCATTGACATGTGTGACTTGCTGGGAGTGCTTAtttgctctcctccccagagggggagtgggggcatgctgtgtggtgtgtgtgtgtcgggggggggaggggacagtGGGCAAAGCCAACTATGCCTTGCCTTGCTCTATCTCCCACCCCAAGTCTCTCCCATTCTGGCGAATGAGCAACCTatgcagctcaagttaaagccaggacTCTGCACTTCTTGCATACCTGCCAATCTGTCTCTATTTTCCCATGCAGGtgaatgttggcaggtatgttctTGGCTATTGAGTGGGGTAGGGGGGCATGGCCAGGCACCAAAGTAAAACTCCACTTAGGGTGCCAGAAACCCTACGGCCATCCCTGGGCACACAGTCTTTCTGGAAGAAGGGCAAGTTGTCCAATTAGCCCCTTCCCTTGCCTGCATAAGTGCCAGTGTTGCATTGGTCTAACCCAGCAGAAGCATCAGTGCATCTCACATAGAGTGAAAGGCACAGTagaaggtaggcaggcaggcaggcagtccaaGTTCATGCCATTGAGCAGGGCAGGACAAATTCCGGCAGTCCAAGGTCAAGCCAGTAAGCAATGAGTACAGAGGGCTGAGCAGGCAAAGCCAGGCAGGCCAAAGTGAATCTGGTAAGCAGCAGGTGCGGAGGGCAAGGCAAAGGCAGAGTCAGACAGGCGGAGGTCAAAAGCAGTCAGGGCTGGGGACCAGAGGACTGGCTGACAGCAGCCAATCCAAGAAGAGCTCCCCTGTTGCTCCAATAGAGGCCTAGAGCAGACTGCAGACTTGTATACAGTGTCGCCCAGGTCCATAGGGTAACTCCACCCCCAAGAGCAAGACTTGGATGATTTAAAGGGGCTTCACCTGATGCCTCGTCTCTGGCCCTGGCAGGACTAAGATGCCTTGGTTTCACTTGCAGATTTCTCCCTTTCCGAGCTGAATGGCAGTGCAGTGTCTTCTGGCCTTACAAAGGAGGGCTGGAGCTTGGGGTCCTGCACCCCATCTCCTTCCTTGTCCGTGATCCCCTCCAGCGTGGATGAGGGGCCATAGCTATGGGCTGTGACACATATTCCCTGTCTCTCCTGTCTCCTTAGCATAAAGCTGAGGTGAGACAGGAATCCTCCTTTGAGAAGCAGGAGTTAGGGGAATATGAGGCTGACCGTGGACCTTGGACAGgctgccaccaccttctccctTTGTGGCAGCCCCCCTTCGCTGCACACCTGCCACACCCCTTGCACCAGTGTTACAAGCACGtcaatgcagggggcatggccagcactgggGAAGGGACGTGTGACCCCTCACCCTTTCCCAGCCCGCCTGCCAACACTTTGTTCATCGGCTGggtgcttctcttctcttccttgctcagagtgagggagagaaaggaagaacccAGCCAGCAAGCAAAGCACTGGCTGGTTGTCTGAGAAAGGGTGAGGGGCCGTGAGCCTCTTGCTCCATGCCTGCAAGCACGTCATTCGCAGCCCAGGGGTTTGTTCCCCATCTCATCCCAATGGTAGGTGTGCCACTGGCAGGAATTGCAGTCCAACTGTTGGAATTGCAGTAATAGCTGGATTCTTCCTAGCCAGAAATCATCCCCTTTCACTCCTAAAGGGAGGCAAGGAGgaattaataaataagaagataTAATGGCGATGAAATACACATACTCCTTCAGATGAAAATCATAGACCACTTCAATGCatccaataaaaataaataaaagagcttACAAATGGAGCAAACACATTCCAATGTCCAAACTTCATTGTCAATGTTTTATTTCAAGCAGCTGGGAGCCCTTGAGAATAAATACTGTAAGGAAAACTAGATAACCAATCCAAGTACAGGCGAAAAGAGGGTGCAAGGAGATGAGTAGCTTTTCAAAAAGTAACCCTTTTATTGACCAATACATTTCATTGCCTCTCTCATTTCTTCCTTAACATTAATAGAGGGTTGTAATTGTTCAGTATCTTACACTGCCATATATTTCCTTCAATATCCAGAATAAGCACCAGGTGATGTTCTCTGAGAGAAAAGCTGAAGAAT encodes:
- the LOC128349441 gene encoding metal transporter CNNM4-like isoform X2; its protein translation is MDIDIVKGLGAFHRGRANSTGSVLALLKVLLLLLLPSPLSANVWNNKENHTNTVIIGMRLEGTSKPLANDMKYGIIQVVEGSNIQLKLFGQNFNRLTWETVHFVEVLDVHNVSCDIASSDLLVKSFVNVIQETSVVLSVQVATLRKEDNLKTYMMCLHHHEPKPQKFNNKDLFIQVIEEEKPLLPHWFLISSIFILLGLSGMFSGLNLGLMSLNLMELRIVQKCGTAKERKYASRIEPIRKTGNYLLCSLLLSNILVNNCLAVLFDTILGKNLLAVLTSTFCIVIFGEILPQAICSRHGLAVGANTVFVTRFVMFVMFPLSYPISRFLNFLLGKEIGTIYNREKLMEMLKLTQPFNDLMKDELNIIEGALELRNKTVEHVMTPLQDCFMINSNAVLDFNTMTEIMESGYTRIPIYDQERSNIVDMLYVKDLTFVDPDIRTPLKTITKFYNHPVHYVSHTTKLDEMLGEFKKGKSQLAIVQMQEEDDDESRHLVIGVVTLQDVIEQIIKSEIMDESDIYTDNRTKKRIVYGRKWDFSSFKDSDSEAKVKISPQQLLAAVRLLSTEVVQFSPVLISEKYLLRLLKHRDVICELKLSEENKNVPPRLYLYQKNKPASYFILILQGKVEIVAGKENIKSEDGPFSYFGAMALSSSLVAESGSFGFLSSASHRTSVSHPERQATFGSSISNIVLPSPSNFQYIPDFSVCALTDLLYVKKDNQMFKKIF
- the LOC128349441 gene encoding metal transporter CNNM4-like isoform X1 → MDIDIVKGLGAFHRGRANSTGSVLALLKVLLLLLLPSPLSANVWNNKENHTNTVIIGMRLEGTSKPLANDMKYGIIQVVEGSNIQLKLFGQNFNRLTWETVHFVEVLDVHNVSCDIASSDLLVKSFVNVIQETSVVLSVQVATLRKEDNLKTYMMCLHHHEPKPQKFNNKDLFIQVIEEEKPLLPHWFLISSIFILLGLSGMFSGLNLGLMSLNLMELRIVQKCGTAKERKYASRIEPIRKTGNYLLCSLLLSNILVNNCLAVLFDTILGKNLLAVLTSTFCIVIFGEILPQAICSRHGLAVGANTVFVTRFVMFVMFPLSYPISRFLNFLLGKEIGTIYNREKLMEMLKLTQPFNDLMKDELNIIEGALELRNKTVEHVMTPLQDCFMINSNAVLDFNTMTEIMESGYTRIPIYDQERSNIVDMLYVKDLTFVDPDIRTPLKTITKFYNHPVHYVSHTTKLDEMLGEFKKGKSQLAIVQMQEEDDDESRHLVIGVVTLQDVIEQIIKSEIMDESDIYTDNRTKKRIVYGRKWDFSSFKDSDSEAKVKISPQQLLAAVRLLSTEVVQFSPVLISEKYLLRLLKHRDVICELKLSEENKNVPPRLYLYQKNKPASYFILILQGKVEIVAGKENIKSEDGPFSYFGAMALSSSLVAESGSFGFLSSASHRTSVSHPERQATFGSSISNIVLPSPSNFQYIPDFSVCALTDLLYVKITREQYQNCLVASLLESNSVAESRFRDQVEITSDHEPL